In Hyla sarda isolate aHylSar1 unplaced genomic scaffold, aHylSar1.hap1 scaffold_184, whole genome shotgun sequence, the following are encoded in one genomic region:
- the LOC130314648 gene encoding TNFAIP3-interacting protein 2-like encodes MCSISDGSTDPLLARFKVLEETVDKLHRENRSLKTKLQSYNTLSTFYHEARQQNKNLNKQLAEKEALIQQLKVSQKTLTAAAEHQAEPPRSLIECLMEELNRMRNDRSETERIYREKVEKLNQEIQKLQKQLEDRDNEIEKVSSWPQQEKDMELLRLQRSLAEKERVQATSEVLCRSLSDETHQLRRKLSATAEMCQQLVRCLEEARQKDNLNSEQHLSQNIHKENEHDATLRKLQEENQRLKQKVVHVEDLNAKWQKYDASREDYVKGLHLQLKELKGQCEHSKSSQTTHKHPDLLQKEISRLNRLLEEKLKEHTKLQQEAAEMVQARIVNQERIHMLEQQLIVYKDDFTSERADRERAQSRIQELVDEISALRRQGRRQDDKESAVKRNKTYTKRNVGDTQLGLNVEPAENRLQASPADRPDRQRSSTTEQRGQDELQCPRCLRIFQDRLGENFLEHISECCQ; translated from the exons ATGTGCTCTATCAGCGATGGCAGCACAGACCCCTTGCTAGCCAGGTTTAAAGTTCTCGAGGAGACGGTGGATAAACTGCACAGGGAAAACAGGTCTTTGAAGACGAAGCTGCAGAGTTACAATACGCTCAGCACTTTCTACCATGAAGCCAGGCAGCAGAACAAGAACCTCAACAAGCAGCTGGCTGAGAAGGAAGCCCTCATCCAGCAGCTGAAAGTTAGCCAGAAGACGCTTACAGCTGCTGCGGAACATCAGGCCGAGCCCCCTCGATCGCTTATCGAGTGTTTAATGGAAGAGCTCAACAGAATGAGGAATGATCGCAGCGAAACGGAGAGGATTTATCGTGAAAAAGTGGAAAAACTCAATCAG GAAATCCAAAAACTTCAAAAGCAGCTGGAGGATAGAGACAATGAGATAGAGAAGGTATCCAGCTGGCCTCAACAGGAAAAAGATATGGAGCTCCTCCGGCTCCAAAGATCCCTTGCCGAGAAGGAGAGAGTCCAGGCTACTAGTGAAGTTCTGTGCCGGTCACTATCCGACGAAACCCACCAGCTGCGACGTAAGCTTTCTGCCACAGCGGAGATGTGCCAACAGCTGGTCAGGTGTCTTGAGGAGGCCCGTCAAAAAGATAACCTGAATTCAGAACAACATCTAAGCCAG aatatacataaaGAGAATGAGCATGACGCCACCTTGAGAAAGTTACAGGAAGAAAACCAGCGATTAAAACAGAAAGTAGTACAT GTTGAAGACTTGAATGCCAAGTGGCAGAAGTATGATGCCAGCAGGGAGGACTATGTCAAGGGTCTTCACCTACAACTGAAAGAACTGAAGGGCCAATGTGAGCATTCCAAGAGTTCACAGACAACACACAAACACCCGGACCTTTTACAGAAGGAGATCTCCAGGCTGAACAGGTTGTTGGAAGAAAAATTAAAGGAACATACCAAACTCCAGCAAGAAGCTGCTGAAATGGTCCAAGCTAGGATTGTCAACCAGGAGAGAATCCATATGCTGGAGCAACAG TTAATTGTTTACAAAGATGACTTCACATCCGAGCGAGCAGATAGAGAAAGAGCACAAAGTCGAATACAGGAGCTGGTGGATGAAATTTCTGCTTTGCGACGACAGGGGAGACGACAG GATGACAAAGAATCTGCTGTTAAACGGAACAAAACCTATACTAAGAGAAACGTAGGCGACACTCAGCTAGGCCTGAATGTCGAACCTGCAGAAAACAGACTACAAGCTTCCCCCGCAGACCGTCCAGATCGCCAAAGGAGTTCTACCACCGAACAGAGAGGCCAAGACGAGCTCCAGTGTCCTCGGTGTCTCAGGATCTTCCAAGACAGACTAGGAGAGAACTTTTTAGAACATATTTCTGAATGCTGTCAGTGA